ATTAAATATTAGGTTTAGAAGGTTGACCGGTGAATTAGAGTATGTACATATGCTAAATGGAACTGCAATAGCTATTTCAAGAGCTTTAATTGCAATATTAGAAAATTATCAACAAGAAGATGGAAGCATCATCATTCCTGAGGTTTTACATCCTTACACTTTAGGAATAAAAGAAATAAAACCAAAAAAGAGAAATTAGAGAATTTTACTTAAAAAGTTAATTGTTCTTTCTTCCTTAGGAGAAGAAAAAATTTGGGAGGGGGGACCTTCTTCTATTATTTGTCCCTGATCTAAAAATACTACCCAATCACTTACCTCCCTTGCAAATCCCATCTCATGAGTTGCAATAATCATTGTCATTCCTTCATCTGCAAGTTCCCTAATAACATCTAAAACCTCTTTTGTCATTTCTGGATCTATGGAGGATGTAGGTTCATCAAAAAGCATAACTTCTGGATCCATGGCAAGAGCCCTTGCAATGGCAACCCTTTGTTGTTGCCCTCCTGACAATTGAGAAGGATAGTTTTTTGCTTTATCTGCAAGACCTACTCTTTTTAATAGCTCAAGGGCTTTTTCTTTAGCCTCTTCAGGTTTCATCTTTTTTACTTTTATAGGTGCAAGAGTTATATTTTCCAATACCGTCAAATGTGGAAAGAGGTTAAAAAGCTGAAATACCATTCCTACTTTTTGCCTAATTTTATTTATATCAACCTTAGGATCAGTTATTAAAGTTCCATCTATATATATTTCCCCTGAAGTAGGTTCTTCTAATCTATTTATACACCTTAAAAGGGTACTCTTACCTCCTCCGCTTGGACCTATTAAAACTAAAACTTCGCCTTTTTTTACCTCTAAATTAATTCCCTTCAATACATGAAGATTTTTGAACTTCTTATGTAAATTAATGACCTTAATCACCTTTTTTCAACCTCTTTTCTAAATAAGAAGATAAACGAGTTAAAGGTACAGTCATAACAAGATAAAATAAAGTTACCCCCAAAAATGGGCTAAAAACATTTGCTTTCCATGCAACCAACTCTCTTCCTGTTCTTAAAAGTTCAGTTACAGCCAATGTTGAGGCCAAAGAACTTTCCTTTAGCATAGAGGCAAATTCATTGGTTAATGGAGGTAAAATCCTCCTAAAAGCTTGAGGAAGTATAATATACCTCATTGCTTGCCAATAATTCATTCCCAAGGACCTTGCTGCCTC
The nucleotide sequence above comes from Dictyoglomus sp. NZ13-RE01. Encoded proteins:
- the glnQ gene encoding glutamine ABC transporter ATP-binding protein (similar to ATP-binding component of ABC transporters) encodes the protein MIKVINLHKKFKNLHVLKGINLEVKKGEVLVLIGPSGGGKSTLLRCINRLEEPTSGEIYIDGTLITDPKVDINKIRQKVGMVFQLFNLFPHLTVLENITLAPIKVKKMKPEEAKEKALELLKRVGLADKAKNYPSQLSGGQQQRVAIARALAMDPEVMLFDEPTSSIDPEMTKEVLDVIRELADEGMTMIIATHEMGFAREVSDWVVFLDQGQIIEEGPPSQIFSSPKEERTINFLSKIL